In one window of Macadamia integrifolia cultivar HAES 741 chromosome 2, SCU_Mint_v3, whole genome shotgun sequence DNA:
- the LOC122090807 gene encoding AAA-ATPase At3g50940-like, which produces MELILDWKSLGSLIATFVFIRTAILDFLPPEVYQALKRLFSMVFSSLQPKCSVIIEEYDNSFTNELYDSVQLYLSSSCSSAAQVFKLSKSKNSKNLTFTMDANQNLEEIFEGFKVNWAFHSVEKKSNNLRYSRPQENHYFELSFHRRDRTKVQSSYIPHVMEVAEIIRFKNREKKLYTNKSGDEEARLWSSVPFAHPSTFDTVAIDPVLKQEIKDDLIKFVNRKDYYSRVGRTWKRGYLLYGPPGTGKTSLIAAIANFLEFDIYDLELTAVTSNSQLRKLLISTSSKSVIVVEDVDCSLDLSHRNMNEINGEEKNEKRPYRGRGNNSFGSTVSLSGVLNFVDGLWSSCGSERLMIFTTNHKEKLDPALLRPGRMDKHINLTYCEITAFKTLAWNYLEIKKHELMEEVEQILPLVKMTPADIAEIFMSCEDDAEMGMNNVIEEMKRRLLQSSMGDEVSSVAEQGKEEIKRGEEENPVSEVHDDSASTDA; this is translated from the coding sequence ATGGAGTTAATCTTGGATTGGAAGTCGTTGGGTTCTCTAATAGCCACCTTCGTCTTCATCAGAACTGCAATTCTTGATTTCCTTCCTCCTGAAGTATACCAGGCTCTGAAACGCCTCTTCTCCATGGTCTTCTCGTCACTGCAACCCAAATGCTCCGTAATCATTGAGGAATACGATAATTCCTTTACCAACGAGCTTTACGACTCTGTGCAGCTTTACCTGAGCTCCAGCTGCTCTTCTGCTGCTCAAGTCTTCAAGCTTTCCAAGTCCAAGAACTCCAAGAACCTGACTTTTACCATGGATGCGAACCAGAATCTTGAAGAGATCTTTGAAGGGTTTAAAGTCAACTGGGCCTTCCATAGCGTCGAGAAGAAAAGCAACAACCTTCGTTACTCTCGTCCTCAGGAAAATCACTATTTCGAGCTCTCTTTCCATCGGAGAGACAGGACTAAGGTACAATCTTCTTACATTCCTCATGTAATGGAGGTTGCAGAGATTATCAGGTTCAAGAACAGAGAGAAGAAGCTTTACACAAACAAGTCGGGAGATGAAGAAGCGAGGCTCTGGTCTTCTGTGCCCTTTGCTCATCCTTCAACATTCGATACTGTAGCCATTGACCCAGTTCTGAAACAAGAGATCAAAGACGATCTAATCAAGTTTGTGAACAGAAAGGATTATTATAGCAGAGTAGGCAGAACTTGGAAGAGAGGGTACCTTTTGTACGGCCCACCTGGAACAGGTAAGACAAGCTTGATCGCTGCAATTGCAAATTTCCTCGAATTCGACATCTATGACCTCGAATTGACGGCAGTAACAAGCAATTCTCAGCTTAGAAAGCTCTTGATTTCAACTTCCAGTAAGTCTGTGATCGTTGTAGAAGATGTTGATTGCTCTCTTGATCTCTCTCATCGCAACATGAACGAAATTAATGGTGaggaaaagaatgaaaagaggCCATACAGAGGCAGAGGAAACAATAGCTTTGGAAGCACAGTTAGCTTATCTGGGGTTTTGAATTTTGTTGATGGGCTCTGGTCATCTTGTGGAAGTGAAAGGCTAATGATCTTCACTACTAATCACAAGGAGAAGCTTGACCCAGCTCTGCTAAGGCCAGGAAGAATGGATAAGCACATCAATCTGACTTATTGTGAGATCACTGCTTTCAAGACGCTTGCTTGGAACTATCTTGAGATTAAAAAGCATGAATTGATGGAGGAGGTGGAGCAAATATTgcctttggtgaagatgacTCCAGCTGACATTGCAGAGATCTTTATGAGTTGTGAGGATGATGCAGAGATGGGAATGAATAATGTGATTGAGGAGATGAAGAGGCGATtattgcaatcctccatgggaGATGAAGTTTCTTCTGTTGCAGAGCAGGggaaggaagaaataaagagaggagaagaagagaacccAGTTTCAGAAGTTCATGATGACTCGGCTAGCACGGATGCATAG